GGATCCCACCGTCGTAGAGCGACTCTAACCCCGAGAGTTGCCAGTAGGGTCGGTCGCCACCGTGGAAGGTCCACTCCCAGCGCGTGTCTAGCGACTGCTGTAACTCCCGAGCGCGTTCGTCGGCCCACTGGTCGTACTCGTCGCGTGGCTCGAACGGTCGATGTGCGTCCATGAGATTCAGACAGGCCGCCCACGGTTCGTCTCGCCCCGCCGTCCAGTCCAACAACTGGTCGGCGTAGTAGAACCCATCCGGGCCGGGGTTGATCTCTCCCGTGTCGTACGCGTCGTCGAAGGAGTCGGGAACAGCGACGACCGTCTCGAAGCAGTTCTCGATGCCGACCTCGTGGCCGGTGAGAAAGCCGTTCTCGGAGAACAGCCCGGTGTCGTAGCCGGCCGTCTCCAGCGACTCGAACGCGGTGTGTCCGGGGATGAGTCTGTCGTGCACGGTCACTCTGTGTTCGTGCGCCTCCAGCCCGGTGAACAGGCTGACGTGGCTGGGGAGCGACCAGTTCGAGGGTGCCCGTGCCTGCGTGTACGTCACCGCCTCGTCTGTGAACGACTCCAAGAACGGTGTCGTCTCGCGCGGTGCGCCGTAGACAGAGCAGTTCGACGCTCGGACCGAGTCGAGGACGACGAGCAACACGTTCGGGACCGCTTCCGCGTGCATACCAGCTGAACCGACCACGCCGACTTGGTTCTTGTCACATTTAATACAGTACGTCAACGTCTCGGTCGGGATCGGTACGAGCCACTACAGGGTAGTCGGGAGCGTCACCGAGTTCGTGTCGGTGTCCTGCGTCCACGAGTCCGGCCCAACCGATACGTCGGGTCGCCACCTCGCCGGCCCGTCCGGCACGTCGGGTTGGCAGCTCGCCAGATCGGGTGCCTCGTCAACGACCCATCCCGTCCAGGAACGCGTCACTCGCCTCTCGCCACGCCTCGACGACTGCGTCACTCGGCCCGGCGTCGGCAGAGGCCACCTCGCCGTGCTCGTCCAACCACTGCACGACCCGACGCACGCCGGTCTCGAACGCCACGCTGTACTCGAAATCCAGCACCTGCTTCGCCCGACTGTTGTCGAAGACGGTGCTGTACTGGAAGTGATCGCGGAGCATCCCCGTCTCGTCCGGCACCGCCTCGGAGAGCAGATCGGTCGGCACGTGGACCAACTCGGGGTCCGGCGCGTCCAGCGCGTCGGCCACCGTCCGGTGGTACTCGTTCCACGCCATCGTCTCCTCGCTGGTGACGTTGTAGGCCCGCCCCGCCGCCTCTGGGGTCTCGACCGCGCCGACGAACGCGCCGGCCACGTCGTCGCGGTGGCACGGACCCCACAAGCCAGTCCCGTCGCCGTGGACGACGATCGGCTTCCCGTCCCGGATGCGGGCGAGATACTCCGTCCCGAGGCCGAAAGTGTGGACGAGCGAGCCACCTTCGCCGTAGGTGTTCCACGGACGCAGGATCGTCACGTCGAGTCGACCAGCCTCGTGGGCGTCGAAGAACACGTCTTCTGCGCTCGCTTTGTTCCGGCCGTAGTCGCTCACGTTCGGATACCGGCGGGCCGACTCCGGAACCGGGTTCCGGGCGACCGGCCGGTGATAGACGTCGACCGTGCTACAGAACACGTACCGGTCGCAGTGCGGTGCGACCGCATCGACTGCCTCGCGGGCCTGGTCGGCGTCGAAACAGACCATGTCGATCACGCAGTCGGGGGCAGTCTCGCGGACTGCGGCCGACAGTCGCTCGGTGTCGTCCCGGTCGCCGCGAAATCGGTCGCTGTCCGGCACCGGCACCGGGACCGCGGGATCGGTCTCGCCGCGAGTGAACAGCGTCACGTCGTGCCCCCGGTCGTCGAGTTGGCGCGTGATGCCAGTGCTGATGAGTCCGGTCCCGCCGACGATGAACACGTCCATGGGTCCGTGCCTCACCCCGGCGACAAAAGCGCGTGGGAACCAGTCGGCAAGAGGCGAGGTCGTTCGGCAGGCGGCGACAGCGACCGAGACCTACCGACTCAAGACGGACCAGGCCGTCTCACCGACGTAGTGACCCTCGACACAGATGCCGATTCCGGTGCAGGCACCGACGCCCATCTCTACAAAGCCCCCCGAACCCAGATCACACAGAACCAGGGCAACTTCCGGACGCACTTCAACTTCCCCGGCCGGAACCACCCGGATCACGCTGATCACGGCTACGGCCCACTCGCCACCGTAGTCGAGTCGTTCATGGACCCGGACACACTGATCCGGATGCACCCCCACCGCGACGAGGAGATCGTTTCGTGGGTCCCGGCGGGCGTGATGCGCCACGACGACGGCGAGGGAAACCAACTCGTCACCGACGCCGATCACCTGCTGGTGATGAACGCCGGCCGGGAGTTCTGGCACGAGGAGCGCACCCTCGCCGACGATTCACCGCTCCGGATGCTGCAGATATTCGTCAGACCGCACAGCCTCGGTCTCGAACCCCAGATTCAGCACGGACCGCTCCCCGCGTCCGTCCCGAACGAGTGGCGACACCTGTTCGGCCCCGAGGACGCCGAGGTGCCGTTCCACGTCCGGAATCGCGTCCACTGTCACGACGTTCACCTCGACGCTGGAGCGACGGTCGATCTGCCGACGAAACCGGACTGGGACACCTACTTCTACGTCTTCGAGGGCACAGTCGAGGCTGGCGGGACGCAGTTTACGGAAACCGAGAGTGGCCTGTTCGTCGGTGCCGACGGTTCGTCGTCGTCGGTCGGCGACGCCGACCTCTCACTCACTGCAGAGACGGACGCCATCGTCGTCGCGTTCCGCATCGACCCCGACGCGCCCGTGACGAGACAGGGCACCATCGGTCGCTGACGACCGATCCGCTCTGCTACTCCTCTTGCAGTTCCGACAGCCGACCCCCGACCGTCGCGTGGATCGACGACACGTCCCCGCCGATTCTGACGATCTGATAGCCGGCGTCTATCGCAGTCCGTGCCTCCTCGACACCGTTCCGAATCCGACCGACAGGCACGTCGGCCTCCAGACACGCAGCCACCGCCCGGTCTATCGCGGCCCGCACCGCCTCGTCGGTGTCCGCGGTCGGGTCGCCGGCCGACAGCGACATCGACAGATCGGCCGGGCCGACGAACGTGAAACCCAACTGCGGCACCGAGAGGATCTCTTCGATGTTCTCGACCGCCCGCTGGTTCTCGATCATCGTCCCGACCAACACCTCGCTGTCCTCGCCGGCCACGAACTCGTCGCCGTAGCCGACCCACTCGGCCGACCGACCGACGCCGACGCCACGGTCCCCCACGTCGCCGTCGTACGAGAAGTAGGCCGCCCGCACACCTCGGCGCAGTTGCTCGGCGGTCTCGATGCGTGGGAGGAGGATCGTCCGCACCCCGGCGTCCAACACCTTCCGAATCAGCGGCGGGTCGGGTGCCGGCAGGCGCACGAGGAGGTCGACGTCGGCGGCTTCGCCCGCCCGTGTCAGCTCTTCGAGTGCGGTGCTGTCGGACGGACTCGGTCCCGAGTGTTCCAGATCGAGCCAGACGTAGTCCAGTCCGAGGTGGCCCATCGTCTCGATCACGGTCGGGGAGAAGGTCGCACAACTCGCACCCAGCACCGTCTCGCCCGCTTCGAGTTTCCGGCGGAGGGCGTTCTCGGTTCTCATCGGTGGCCCTCCCAGCCGAGTCGGGCGCTACTCATCGCCCCGCCTCCAGTGCCTCACGGTTCACCGTCGAGTCCGGCACCCCACCCTCGTACACCGTCCGGACGTTGTCGGCCGCCTGCTGGCTCATCCGGACCAGCGCCTGCTCGGTGGTCGCGCCGACGTGTGGCGTCAGGAGCACGTCGTCACGACTCGCAAGCGGGTGGTCGGCACCCGGCGGTTCCGACTCGAAGGTGTCCAGTCCGGCACCGGCGATCATCCCCTCCGCGAGCGCCTCGACGAGAGCGTCCTCGTCGACGACCGCCCCGCGCGCCGTATTGACGAGCACACCGTCCCCGCCGAGTCGGTCGAGTTCCGCACGGCCGACGAGATGGCGGGTGTCGTCGGTCAGTGGAACGTGGAGGCTGATCGCGTCCGCACGGTCACAGAGGTCCGGGACGCTGTCGATCAGCGTGATCTCTGCGGGCACCGCGTCGGCGGACACGTAGGGATCGTAGACGACGACGTCCATGCCGACGCCCTGCGCGAGGTCGGCGACCGACCGGGCGATGTTGCCGAAGCCGAGCAGTCCGAGCGTGTCGTCTGCGAGTTCACGACCCGTGAACGCCGACCGGTCCCAGCCACCGTTCCGGACGTGCCGGTCGGCGGTGTGGAGGTGTCGGCGGACGCCGAACAAGAGCGCGAGGGTGTGTTCTGCGACGGACCGGGTGTTCGCGTCGGGCGTGTTGCAGACGACGATGCCCCGGCCCGAGGCGGCGTCGACGTCCACGTTGTCGAGGCCGGTGCCGTGTTTGGCGATCACCCGGAGGCGGTCGGCGCGGTCGATCACCTCGGCGTCGAGTCTGGCGGTTCTGACGATCACGGCGTCGTAGCGAGCGACGTCCGCGAGTGCCGCCTCGGGACTCGCGTACTCGTCCATCCCGGTGCAGTGTGCGATGTCGACGAGCGACTCGGGACCCGCCGGGTCGATAGCTGTCGGGAGGAGTATCTCCCACTCTGTGGTCATAGCCGACAGTTCACGCGAACCGAGAAAAGCGTGCGGCCGGGAACGGTGGGTAGCCCTGCCTCCGACAGCGGACCGACACCGATCTACCGATCTACGGCGTTCGGAAGACGCGCATCGTGTCACGGCCACGGGACTCGGCTCGAAGTTGTTCACAGCCGAGGTCGCCGAAGACGGACGCCCAATCGCGGTAGTACAGCGGGATGTCCTCGCGGACGTAGTTCACCTCGGGGTCGTCGTCGGGTGGGTCGTCGGCATCCTCCTCAGTCGTCGAGTCGCCCGACGCGTTCTCGTCAGACGGGTCGCCGTCGCCCTCGTTCTCGACGGTGACGACGATCTCGCCCGCGACCCGGGCGATCTCGGCGAACACCCACGCCTCGTCGGGGTGGATGTGCTGGAGCGTCTCGACCGAGTAGACCGCGTCGAACCGATCGTCGGCGAACCCGGGGACCGCCGACTCGATGGTGTCGCAGGTGAACTCCCCCACTTCGTCCAGTTGGGGGTACTCCTCGGCGAGTACGTCGAACGACTCGTCGTTCACGTCCAGTCCCGAGAGGTTCGAGAAGCCCGCCTCGTGGAGGTGCGCGAGGTGTCGGCCGGGACCACAGCCGAGTTCCATCACGGCGGCGTCGGACGGGAGGTGCTCGGCGAGGACCGCCCGCACCGACTCGCTCGTCTCGTCCGGGCCACGGTAGGCGTAGTACGCCGGCGAGTACTCGCCGGATCGATCCGCCCACTCGTCCCGAACGTCGTCTGAATACACAGGTGGGAACTATCGGGGCGACGTAAATGGCCGTCGGAGTCGCTCGCGTGCCGGCTAGCCGATCTGCCACGCCGACGACCGAGGAGCCCCGAGAACTGTGGAATCGACCGAACGACTCGCTCCCCGCGACTGCTCGGGCACCGTACCGACCGAGAACCGAATGCGTGGTCGAATGTCCATCGAAATCGTATTTGCAGAAACGTTCGTCTGCGACAATGCGTGTCACGAAAACGAATACAGAAGTCTTATCAGTACCGTCGGTGTTCGTTTAGTTGCAATGGCAAACGGTAAGGTTGACTTCTTCAACGACACGGGCGGCTACGGTTTCATCGCAACTGAGGACTCTGACGACGACGTGTTCTTCCACATGGAAGACGTTGGCGGCGAGGACCTGACTGAGGGGACCGAGATCGAGTTCGACATCGAACAGGCCCCGAAGGGCCCGCGCGCGACGAACGTCGTTCGTAACTGAACGGTTTCGTTCGCAACTGAGCGCTCTCTTCACAACTGACTACGGCTTCACACCGTCGCCTGACGGCGATGGAGCGTGACTTCGTTTCTCCCGACGACTGACCCACGAGCGACGGGTTCGTCGGTCGAGTGCAGACAGGTCTCTCGATCCGATCAGTCGTGGGTCTCTCGAGTCGATCAGTCGTCGTTCGTACCGCTACGGCAGTCGAAGTCGGCAGTCGGCCGTGACAGAGCAATCGAGGTCGGCAGTCGGCTGTGACAGAGCAATCGAGGTCGGTGGTCGTCTGTGGCAGTTGCAGTCGGCGCGCGCGAGAAACGCGTGCGAGGGAGTGACGCGGGGGGTGCGGAGAGCGTCACGAGGTTGGGGAGGGCCGAGGTGCGGTGCCGTGCCGTCGCGGATGCGGTGCGGGTGCGGTTCCGCTGGGAGGTGCGCTACGACGAGTAGCCGTGCTGTCGCGGTCGTAGTTTGCAGTGCTGTCGCGGTCTGCGGCGCGACTGCTGTCACGGTCGTCGTGGAGGTGCGCTCGCTATCGTCGAACCCGTGACCAACAGACGCGACAGAAGTGCTATCCGCCTCGCACCCCACCATCAGATATGAAGCGATCCGAGGTCCGGCGAGCGTGGGACAGCGTCTCCGAGACCTACGCCAGCAGCCGAGACCCGACCGGCTCCGACGCCGCCCTGCTCGACGACCTCCTCGCGGAACTCACCGACTCGGGCATCGACGACCCCCGAGTCCTCGACGTGGGCTGTGGCGACGGCGCGCGCACGCTGGCGAACCTGCCGGCCGGCAGCATCGGACTGGACTTCTCCCGCGCCGGACTGGACCTCGCCCGCGAGACGGTGCCCGACGCCAGACTCCTGCAGGCCGACATGCTCGACATCCCCCTCCGTGCGGCCAGCGTGGACGCGATCACGGCCTACCACGCCGTCTTCCACGTCTCGCGCGACGACCACCCAACAGTCTACCGCGAGTTCGCGCGCGTTCTCCGGCCCGGCGGCCGCCTGTTGCTGACGCTCCCCGGTGGTCGCTTCGAGACGGTCCGGCGCGGCTGGATGGGCGGGGAGATGTTCTTCTCCGCACCCGGCCGGCAGGCGACGCTCGACCAACTCCGGGATGCCGGCTTCGAGAATCTCCGAACCGAGACCGTGAGCGACCCCCTCGGCAGCAGCGCCGAGTTCGTCTTCGCCACTCGCGCCGACGCGCAGGAGGCAGGCGACACCGACACCGCCGGCCGATGAACCACGACCGCATCCACGCCCGCGAACCGACCCACGACGCCGACGAGTGGGAGACCGGGACGATCCGCGCCGTCGACCTGCGCGACGGCCACGTCGTCTTCACGGTCACGCCGGCCAGCGACGAGGATGGTGTGGAGACGGACCAGCAGCCGATCGAGTTGGTGGTCACGACGGCGATCCGTGATCTCGTCCTGCGCCGACTCCCCGGCGACACCGAGAGTCCGGTCGGCCAGCGCGTCTGGTACAAGCGCCGAGGTCGGTGAGGCAGAGAGTCCGGGGCGGTGACGACGACTACGACTGTCCTCGGTTCCTCCGACCGGCGTCAGCGTTGAAGTACGGCGAGTCCCTACGACTGTCGTGGACCTCGACCGCTTCGCCGACGACACGCCCGCAGACGACGCACCTGCCGACGCCCGTGTCTGCGTCGTCGCCGCGCAACCGGACACCTTCGAGCGCTGTCGCCGAGGGTTCTACCCCGCGCCGCGCTCCTACCCCCGGACGCGCGAGTCGTTCGACTACATGGCCTTCTACCGGACCGCGCCGACCTCGGCGATCACCCACTACGCCCGGATCACGAACCGCGTCGAACAGACCCGTGGCGAACCGGGACCGATGGCCGAATCGGACTGGGCGGCCACCATCGACCCCTTCACCGACGAGCGAGTCGTCCTCGTCTTCGAGTTCGAGGACCTCGTGCCACTCGGCACACCGGTCCGAAACGACCGAAACGGCGTTCGGGGCGCGTGGTACTGCACCGTCGCCGACCTCCGGAGCGCCGAGACGCTGTCGGAACTGGCCGACCGGAGCGAGGTGACCTGAGATGCGCCTGCACGTCGTCGGTGACAGCGTTCCGGCGGGCTACGGACTGGACGACCCGACCGACGCGGCGTGGCCCGCGCGTCTTCCGGGATACGTCGCGGAACTCGCACCGAGAGACGTGACGGTCGACGCCAGCACCGGCCGGACGCTTCGGGACTGTGCCGATCGACTCACGTCCGAGCGCCTCGCCGAACAGTTCGGGACCGGTGGTGTCGACGCAGAGACGTGGAGTGACGACGAGGAACGCGTCGTCTGCGTCCACGCCGGCCACAACGACGCCCAACTGTCGGGTGGCGAGCCACGCGTCGACGAGAGCGAGTTCCGGGAGACGGCGACCGAACTGGACGCCCGACTCGCCGGCAGCGAGATTATCGACCGTCACGCGTTCGTCGGGACGGTCCCACTCCTCTCGCTGGACCGTCCGGGCACCGTCCCGTTCGGCGACGAGCAACCGGCGCGTGGGGTGGCCTACGACGACCTGTTGGCCGGGGCTGTCGCTGTCCACCTGCGGATCGTCACAGGTGAACGAGACGATACCGAGACAGACCGGCGTGAGACCGCCGGAGAACTATCGACGCTCGACGACTGGCGCGACTGGACCGCAGACGGCGTCCACCCCGGCCCCGCCGGCCACGACTTCCTCGCCCGGCGTGTCGCCGGATGGCTGACCGGCTGAGTGTGTCGGCTCGGCGAATCCGACTGCGGCCGACACAGGGGCCGCTACAGGTCGACCGGACAGCCGCCGATCATCCCGCCGCGCATCCCGTCGGCCAGCCAGTAGATCGAGAGGGTGATGACGACGAGTGCGAGCAGCGCGAACTCCAGTCCGTCGAGCGGGAGAAAGAGCAGGGAGGTCGAGACGCCGACGAGCGACAGCAGGCCGAGCAGGACTGCCGACCCGCAGGCGGCACAGCCCGCACCGAGTGTTCCGAAGAGGACGCCGAGCGCACTCGTCCCCCCCTGCTGCAGGCTGACGCCGTGTTCCCGGAAGTG
This genomic window from Salinirubrum litoreum contains:
- a CDS encoding class I SAM-dependent methyltransferase, which codes for MKRSEVRRAWDSVSETYASSRDPTGSDAALLDDLLAELTDSGIDDPRVLDVGCGDGARTLANLPAGSIGLDFSRAGLDLARETVPDARLLQADMLDIPLRAASVDAITAYHAVFHVSRDDHPTVYREFARVLRPGGRLLLTLPGGRFETVRRGWMGGEMFFSAPGRQATLDQLRDAGFENLRTETVSDPLGSSAEFVFATRADAQEAGDTDTAGR
- a CDS encoding SGNH/GDSL hydrolase family protein, which translates into the protein MRLHVVGDSVPAGYGLDDPTDAAWPARLPGYVAELAPRDVTVDASTGRTLRDCADRLTSERLAEQFGTGGVDAETWSDDEERVVCVHAGHNDAQLSGGEPRVDESEFRETATELDARLAGSEIIDRHAFVGTVPLLSLDRPGTVPFGDEQPARGVAYDDLLAGAVAVHLRIVTGERDDTETDRRETAGELSTLDDWRDWTADGVHPGPAGHDFLARRVAGWLTG
- a CDS encoding pirin family protein, whose protein sequence is MTLDTDADSGAGTDAHLYKAPRTQITQNQGNFRTHFNFPGRNHPDHADHGYGPLATVVESFMDPDTLIRMHPHRDEEIVSWVPAGVMRHDDGEGNQLVTDADHLLVMNAGREFWHEERTLADDSPLRMLQIFVRPHSLGLEPQIQHGPLPASVPNEWRHLFGPEDAEVPFHVRNRVHCHDVHLDAGATVDLPTKPDWDTYFYVFEGTVEAGGTQFTETESGLFVGADGSSSSVGDADLSLTAETDAIVVAFRIDPDAPVTRQGTIGR
- a CDS encoding sulfatase: MHAEAVPNVLLVVLDSVRASNCSVYGAPRETTPFLESFTDEAVTYTQARAPSNWSLPSHVSLFTGLEAHEHRVTVHDRLIPGHTAFESLETAGYDTGLFSENGFLTGHEVGIENCFETVVAVPDSFDDAYDTGEINPGPDGFYYADQLLDWTAGRDEPWAACLNLMDAHRPFEPRDEYDQWADERARELQQSLDTRWEWTFHGGDRPYWQLSGLESLYDGGIRQADAVVESVVEGLRRRGDLDETLVVVCGDHGDGFGEPGYVAGEPPAVSHIVPMHEELLHVPLLVRPPGGGTGDRCHRPAALTQFPAVVREHLDGEPSAHGFATERVVSMKQPVTADLRDRFERACDDLDSYTAASRAVYTDAPGTAVRKRYYWGEQGLEALVHGPGDVQPQGSVEPATVDGAFERGEEGVREPLDGRQVTDEAKEQLAALGYY
- a CDS encoding HpcH/HpaI aldolase family protein yields the protein MRTENALRRKLEAGETVLGASCATFSPTVIETMGHLGLDYVWLDLEHSGPSPSDSTALEELTRAGEAADVDLLVRLPAPDPPLIRKVLDAGVRTILLPRIETAEQLRRGVRAAYFSYDGDVGDRGVGVGRSAEWVGYGDEFVAGEDSEVLVGTMIENQRAVENIEEILSVPQLGFTFVGPADLSMSLSAGDPTADTDEAVRAAIDRAVAACLEADVPVGRIRNGVEEARTAIDAGYQIVRIGGDVSSIHATVGGRLSELQEE
- a CDS encoding class I SAM-dependent methyltransferase, which translates into the protein MYSDDVRDEWADRSGEYSPAYYAYRGPDETSESVRAVLAEHLPSDAAVMELGCGPGRHLAHLHEAGFSNLSGLDVNDESFDVLAEEYPQLDEVGEFTCDTIESAVPGFADDRFDAVYSVETLQHIHPDEAWVFAEIARVAGEIVVTVENEGDGDPSDENASGDSTTEEDADDPPDDDPEVNYVREDIPLYYRDWASVFGDLGCEQLRAESRGRDTMRVFRTP
- a CDS encoding hydroxyacid dehydrogenase; the encoded protein is MTTEWEILLPTAIDPAGPESLVDIAHCTGMDEYASPEAALADVARYDAVIVRTARLDAEVIDRADRLRVIAKHGTGLDNVDVDAASGRGIVVCNTPDANTRSVAEHTLALLFGVRRHLHTADRHVRNGGWDRSAFTGRELADDTLGLLGFGNIARSVADLAQGVGMDVVVYDPYVSADAVPAEITLIDSVPDLCDRADAISLHVPLTDDTRHLVGRAELDRLGGDGVLVNTARGAVVDEDALVEALAEGMIAGAGLDTFESEPPGADHPLASRDDVLLTPHVGATTEQALVRMSQQAADNVRTVYEGGVPDSTVNREALEAGR
- a CDS encoding cold-shock protein; amino-acid sequence: MANGKVDFFNDTGGYGFIATEDSDDDVFFHMEDVGGEDLTEGTEIEFDIEQAPKGPRATNVVRN
- a CDS encoding NAD-dependent epimerase/dehydratase family protein translates to MDVFIVGGTGLISTGITRQLDDRGHDVTLFTRGETDPAVPVPVPDSDRFRGDRDDTERLSAAVRETAPDCVIDMVCFDADQAREAVDAVAPHCDRYVFCSTVDVYHRPVARNPVPESARRYPNVSDYGRNKASAEDVFFDAHEAGRLDVTILRPWNTYGEGGSLVHTFGLGTEYLARIRDGKPIVVHGDGTGLWGPCHRDDVAGAFVGAVETPEAAGRAYNVTSEETMAWNEYHRTVADALDAPDPELVHVPTDLLSEAVPDETGMLRDHFQYSTVFDNSRAKQVLDFEYSVAFETGVRRVVQWLDEHGEVASADAGPSDAVVEAWREASDAFLDGMGR